The following proteins are encoded in a genomic region of [Eubacterium] hominis:
- a CDS encoding DUF4956 domain-containing protein: MFDSIFTSMNVIDMLICSGVSIICGLFIGYVYMFKNVYHKGFVVSVVLMPVIVQVVIMMVNGNLGTGVAVVGAFSLVRFRSVAGGAREISTIFLSMAIGLATGMGYVMFAIVFALLIGITSMILYGSSFAEANVMEKELKITIPESLDYEGIFDDIFQQYTTKNELLKVKTTNMGSLYELHYHICLRKGIVEKEMIDELRCRNGNLNIICGRLPVNKEEL, encoded by the coding sequence ATGTTTGATAGTATTTTTACATCGATGAATGTCATAGATATGTTGATTTGCAGTGGGGTATCCATTATTTGTGGATTATTTATTGGTTATGTATATATGTTTAAAAATGTATATCATAAAGGTTTTGTGGTCAGTGTGGTATTGATGCCTGTCATCGTGCAGGTAGTCATTATGATGGTCAATGGCAATTTAGGAACCGGCGTCGCTGTTGTCGGAGCATTTTCACTGGTACGTTTTCGTAGTGTTGCCGGCGGTGCACGAGAAATATCTACTATATTTTTATCAATGGCAATTGGTCTTGCGACAGGTATGGGTTATGTTATGTTCGCAATCGTCTTTGCGCTGTTGATTGGTATTACCAGTATGATTTTATATGGCAGTTCATTTGCGGAAGCGAATGTAATGGAAAAAGAATTAAAAATAACAATACCAGAATCTTTGGATTATGAAGGCATCTTTGATGATATTTTCCAACAATATACCACAAAAAACGAATTGTTGAAGGTGAAAACGACCAATATGGGAAGTTTATACGAATTACATTATCATATCTGTTTACGAAAAGGTATTGTGGAAAAAGAAATGATTGATGAATTACGGTGTAGAAATGGCAATCTGAATATCATATGCGGCAGACTACCTGTAAATAAAGAAGAACTTTAG
- a CDS encoding polyphosphate polymerase domain-containing protein, whose product MAKTQTVFARYEKKYVVSSKKYAKLIEKITPYMALDEYGKYTICNIYYDTDSYELIRHSLDKPSYKEKLRIRSYGTPHDEDSVFIELKKKVNGIVYKRRTILPCAIAMDYMNRCIMPKNDQILKEIGWFIQRYDLSKQTYIAYDRMAYFGKENHDLRITFDFDLRYRLDHCDLRFKDDGAPILDHNDILMEIKMPLAMPLWLSNILNELEIYPCSFSKYGTCYREHIFAQEKIGGFVYV is encoded by the coding sequence ATGGCAAAAACACAAACCGTGTTTGCACGCTATGAGAAAAAATATGTGGTATCATCTAAAAAATATGCAAAACTAATAGAAAAAATAACGCCGTATATGGCATTAGACGAATATGGAAAATATACGATTTGTAATATTTATTATGATACCGACAGTTACGAATTAATTCGCCATTCTCTGGATAAACCTTCTTATAAAGAAAAACTGAGAATACGCAGTTATGGTACACCACATGATGAGGATTCGGTATTTATAGAATTAAAGAAAAAGGTAAATGGTATTGTATATAAACGAAGAACGATTCTGCCTTGTGCAATCGCTATGGATTATATGAATCGGTGTATTATGCCAAAAAATGACCAGATTCTAAAAGAAATTGGATGGTTTATCCAGCGTTATGATTTATCAAAACAGACATATATCGCATATGATCGTATGGCGTATTTTGGTAAAGAGAATCATGATCTTCGTATCACTTTTGACTTTGATTTACGCTATCGATTAGACCACTGTGATTTGCGTTTTAAAGATGATGGCGCACCGATTCTTGATCATAATGATATACTAATGGAAATCAAAATGCCATTAGCGATGCCTTTATGGTTATCGAATATCTTAAACGAATTAGAAATATATCCATGTTCCTTTTCTAAATATGGAACATGTTATCGGGAACATATATTTGCACAAGAAAAAATAGGAGGATTTGTTTATGTTTGA